GCGGTGATGGTGGAAGAAACCGGCCGGCTTGGGACAAGTGGTCAAATGATGGCACAGAAAGACAGGTGGCTAAGCTTATGGAAGAAAACGTTGGAGCAGCCATGCAGTTTCTTCAATCCAAGGCACTCTGCATCATGCCAATCTCACTTGCATCCGCGATATACCAATCACAACCCCCGGACACCTCTAGTATAGTGAAGCCTGAAGCTAACCCTCCTCCATAGACCTTAGGTATATGGTGCATGACTTCTTGGTCCCATCTACCACTCACCTAATACTGTGTGGCCCATGAGTTATTTGTCTGTTCCAAGGCTCCATAATTAAGTAATTGGAAAGCATCAAGTTGCAATCAAAGTCAGATCCCATAATATCTCTTTATTTGTGGCTTGTCAATGCAGGGTTTGATGGCAAATTGTCAGAAGAAAAGATCACTTGATAGgtcttgttctctttgtttttctgTCAATTGGTGGGGGGTTGTAGTGGAACATGATGAAAGCGCTTTAATAGTGGGACTTAGATTTTTGTAGTGGATTGTGGGACCTTGTAAAAGGTTAGACCGGTGtgcatattatttttaattagtgaTGTAACCCTAGAGGATTTGAAAAATGGGAGAGGTGAAATGGATAATAGTTGCTTTAAGAATGCAACTGGTGTTGCCAAGTCTAGCAGGAAATTATGCCGCTTTTTGTTTGTGTTGTGCGAGTTGCCTGCTTTTTCCTCCGTTCTGCTCAATCATGATTCGATTTTGATCCATTTGAGAACATGGAAGGGCAAGTATGCTTGGCTCTTGACACGTGtcatataaattattaaccTACTGTTAACTTATTCAACTCAAATGCCATTAGCAACAGCTCAAGAGGCTCTTGTGTTAAGCACTTCCTAGGGTCATGGTCAGTGAGGTATATTAATTCCTCTCTTCATGtcgaaaatgaagaagaattaaTGTGTCTTATGACataatggttttttttttatttcagagAAAACTGAAATGCtttcatattttgttaattgaaTGACTAAGTAGTAGTAAAGTGTAGAAGAAAGTTACAGAATTAGTGCGAAATTAAAGTGGTTTACTATATAAGAGTGAGGAAGCATTGAGGGAAATTAGAGGATAATGGAAACATCACGGGTTGAAAGAGATGGTACAGTGTCAACCCAAATGGGTAAACCAGTGGAATTGGTTGGATATTCTTGTCTCCTAAAGTTGGGAACTCCTAACTTAGTATCCATCATTTGGATTAAAATGGGGATCTTCTTAGCTCATAAAAGGATAAGGATTCACACAGTGGGAAGGAATACCCACCCCACACGAATTTGCCAAATGTTTTCTTAATGAATGTCCTTAATCTTTatagattaattttatttataagttGGAATATGCCGTATGAAAATTTTAAGTTGAATTGTATTCTGATCggattatttaaattattccGTGTTGCATTTAAATgcaattaaaacttttttttttaaattcattccCAGAGATATCCAAAAAAATCCACCTTCTTAATGCGAATTCTAAAATGAGAATCAATCATGATACGAAACAGGGACAGGGACAGGGAGAGCGCGGAGCTTGCacgttttctttctctctctctctctctctctcactcaaaTAACATCAATGCATTAATTTACTGTACATTGTAGAATGTATGTTTATTCATTCATAATACTTTGCGGCCTATATGTAAACTTGCCCAAACGATTCACTTTCGTATGTGTATCAAATTATCAATCATAAGTTGCACTTTTTTATTTCTCATATAGATTGAAACCGTCCTCAACTCTAAGTATTATATCACAAATTCACCCGCATTATATACTCACCCACATAATATTTAAAGATTCCTATTCACTAATTGGTCTTGCCAAAAGTTGAACCTGAATACAGCCTATTAAAAAGCACTATAATTTGCCACTTGAACTAAACCTTAGCTGCATAAggtgcttttttttctttttggacaGGACATAAAttgtaattctttttttttttgtacagtATTTTTCAACCTGAGAGGACATAAAttgcaattttatttaagagtttgtcGCTGGCCAATTGGTTGCTGCATACACAAGATGAGATTCGAAACTCCGACACttgtttaagcggacgagtgagctgaccacCCGACATGCAAGTTGGTTAACAaattgcactttattttctacaaatttcacatattagatataatttttttttgccatttttttttatttggacttGACATACCATATCTTAAATATCTAGAAACCGGGCGCTACTGTGGACATTGGAAAGGCCGAAAGGCAACAGACGAAAGTCAGTTGTTTTTTGTTACATAGGGGCCTACTAAGGCCCAGTCCAATATATTCTTTAACCCCATACTACAGAAAAATAGTAATTAGAACAGTCCCAATGAATACATATGAGCCTGAGCCTATTTATACAACATGCTTGGCTATAGCACGGACAACGATATAGCCATATAGGGGAAGCTCTTTGGGTTTATAGCACGTTCAATCCAGATGGGTCAGGTCCTAATTACTCACACTTAATATCAGCTAATGCCATGTTAGCtatattatatacttatatttcAATAGGAAAATTGGTCTCAAGGGGGAAATCTAATTTCATTTTACAGTTTCTAATGTGCCTGTGGATTTATTTTCTAAACAGCCACAGGACTCTTCATACATTATGCAGTTCTACTTGGTTAtccattaattattattgtctACTCTCTTTTATCAGCTTCATCAGCATCAATGTTGCTACTGGAAGTTGTTTTTTGATTGGCTTTGaattagataaaaaatgtaTGTAGTTTTCGGAAATTCAAAATGATGGTGATTTATTAAAATCCTTTTTGACAATAAATAAGTTTTTATAGGAAATTAAATGTGAcatcaaatcaatttttaaataattttaattataatttcaatgtCATATGTATTCTAACTATTTTTGTGTTGATTgtgaaaaatagttatttttgttgttgtggTGATATGTATTTGGTATTCtcgtataaaaattaaattatgtacTACACCCTACAAAATCGGAGTCGACGACCCATATCTCGGCCACATCTGCAACGTTCACAAAGAGATAAACACCGAAGCTGCACGATGACCATAACCACCCAGTAATCTCAGCTAAACCCGAGATTCACTCCACCAAACCTATAAGCAAACTCAATAAGTAAAATCTATAAGAAGGGCAGCCACGAGGCAGCGAGGGGGATATCAAATACACACATACTCATAAGCAGTTTTCGTTCTCATCCTTAAAAAATATCTCTCACTAACTTGAGTGTCGGAGTCTTTTTGCAGGTACCCCGCTCGGGTCGCGTTCAAGCAAGGCGTCTCTCATTTCAAACGTAAAAGTCATCATAGCAGTCTCTCCCTAGAGTTTGGTGTATAGCTCGGAGAAGAGTAACCTTGCACGAACATTGGCGCCCACTATGGGGCCATCGCCTCGCATACTAATTCTTTCAAGTTAAACGTTACGTCTTGTGCATTTCTACCATCTTTTGCAGGAACCAAGTCATGACGAACCACTCGACAACCCCTTCGAATAACCCAACCAACGCTGATTTATTAGCCGCAAATGCCGCCTTGCAGGCCGAGAACCAGCGGATGGCCGAATCATTAGCAGCGATGCAAAACAATGAcgaacagaaaaataagaaagaaaacacTGTGCAACACGAAGAGCATCAATCAGAGTCGAACGTTAAGACAGGAGAAACTCACGCTAAGATGACAAGGCGGCGAAACAACCCTTTTTCAGAAGAAATAATGAGCTTTAAAATGCCTATGAATTTCACACTCCCGATGACACTATCGCCGTACAAGGGGATCAGAGATCCTAAAATCCATGTTACAAAATTTGAATCAATGATGTTTCTTAACAGTGACTCCGATCCCATCTTGTGCCGATCTTTTCCAGCCTTCCTAGATGGAGCTGCTTTATTATGGTTTTCTAACTTACCTGCAGGATCAATATCTAGTTTTGACGAGTTTACTAAACTGTTTATAAACCATTTTGCAGCGTCAAAAATTTATGTGCGAGATTCAGACTATCTTAGCATAATCAAGCAGGGTCAACATGAGAGCTTAAAAAAATACATGACGCGATTTACAGAGGCAAACATGCAAATTTCCGATCTTAATCCTGAAGTACAGTTACATGCCATTAAAAGCGGACTTCGTCCTAGAAAATTCCAAGAAGCGATAGCGGTAACAAAGCCAAAAACGCTGGAAGAGTTTTGAGAAAAAGCCCAGGGCCAAATAGAGGTGGAAGAGCTAAGAGAAGCTTAAAGGACCGAAAGACCGGCCAAAAAGGATAACGAAAGATCTCACCGACCTACAAGCAGAGATTCGAGAAGACCATTCAAGCTAGCGCCAAAGTTTGACACGTCTACAAAATTCAACACGAAGAGAGAAGACATAATCAAAGAAATTCTACACAATAAATTGATTAAGCCACCGAGCCGAGCAGGTTTATACCAAGATCAGAAATACGTAGACAGGAGCAAGCATTGTGCTTACCACCAGAAGTTCGGCCATACAACAGACGAGTGCGTAGTGGCAAAAGACCTATTAGAAAGATTGGCAAGACAAGGACTTCTGGACAGATATATCTCAGTCAAAAAGCAATAAGACGCGGCGAGAGAAtcagaaaaagaaagcagaCAAAAACAGGTTGAGATACCCCATCAAAAGGAGTTATCAACTACATCTCAGGGGGCTTTGCAGGAGGCGGGACCACTAACTCGGCAAGAAAAAGGAGTTACAGAGCCATGATGACAATGGAGGGAGCCCACCCAGAGCAATACTCCTCGGTTCCGACCTCTCGTATCGATTTCAGTACAGCCGATTTCAAAACATCCTACCCAAATTTAGATGATCCAGTTGTCATCTCGATTCACATGGGAGAATTAACTGTAAAAAAGGTCCTACTTGATCCGGGAAGCAGCGCCGACATTTTTGTTCTATTCAACCTTCAAAAAAATGCATTTAAGCGACAACGCGCTTCAACCGTCACTTGGGGAATTTGTAGGGTTCTCTGGGGAGAAAGTGTCGGTCTTAGGATATATATGGATAAGAACAACAATTGGAGAACTCCCAAACACCAAAACACTAGATATCCAATTTCTAGTGGTCGATTGCCCCAGCCCTTATAATATTATCCTAGGGCGACCATCATTAAATGCTTTTGGAGCAATCGTTTCAACAGTACACCTTTGTGTAAAATTTCCTTTGCAGGACAACAGAGTGGGGACGGTGTAGGCTGATCATAAAGAAGCAAGGCAATGCTACAACGCGAGCCTCAAAACAGCAAAGAAGGAAGATACACCTCGGATTCACGCGGTGTATAACTCGACAAATGTGCCGAGCTTAGCCGAGTTGGATCCCTGAGCTGACAATAGTCGTTCCACACCAACGGATGACCTAGAAAAGGTACAATTAAATGCCGAAGATCAATTTACTAACATAGGTTCCGCTTTCATTTCAGGTGCCAAGGACGACCTTGTCAAACTTTTACGAGCAAATGCTGACATCTTCGCATGGACGCCAGCAGACATGCCAGGGATCGACCCCAACTTCATCTGTCATAAATTAGCAGTCAATCCTCACGCCTGACCTATAcggcaaaagaaaagaaacctaGGAGAAGAAAGGAGGAAAGCGGCCGAGACAGAAACAAAAA
This portion of the Arachis duranensis cultivar V14167 chromosome 6, aradu.V14167.gnm2.J7QH, whole genome shotgun sequence genome encodes:
- the LOC107493067 gene encoding uncharacterized protein LOC107493067, with amino-acid sequence MTNHSTTPSNNPTNADLLAANAALQAENQRMAESLAAMQNNDEQKNKKENTVQHEEHQSESNVKTGETHAKMTRRRNNPFSEEIMSFKMPMNFTLPMTLSPYKGIRDPKIHVTKFESMMFLNSDSDPILCRSFPAFLDGAALLWFSNLPAGSISSFDEFTKLFINHFAASKIYVRDSDYLSIIKQGQHESLKKYMTRFTEANMQISDLNPEVQLHAIKSGLRPRKFQEAIAVTKPKTLEEF